The proteins below come from a single Acidobacteriota bacterium genomic window:
- a CDS encoding SDR family oxidoreductase, protein MEKERGPVQATPPLPILYLVGAGYVGCRAAVLWRARGGRVRALVRSASALVRASRAGAEVVAGDLDQPSSLTGLDGRGTVVLYTVPPPKQGTDDPRIRAFLAALETRFPSRLVYLSTTGVYGDCSGDWVTEMRPARPRTERARRRWSAEQALRSWSEFSGVPVTVLRVAGIYGPGRLPLERIRRGLPVLREAESPFSNRIHVDDLARACLAAASGDGPGGVYNASDGRPGTLTGFLRAVADRYGLPPPPEVSRKDAGAALTPELLSFLEESRRIDASKLRRDLLPDLLYPDLEAGLAACLAEERREEAP, encoded by the coding sequence GTGGAGAAAGAACGGGGACCCGTTCAGGCGACCCCTCCCTTGCCCATCCTGTATCTCGTGGGAGCCGGGTATGTGGGCTGCCGGGCCGCAGTCCTCTGGCGAGCCCGGGGCGGGAGGGTGAGGGCCCTCGTGCGGTCCGCGTCCGCCCTTGTCCGGGCGAGCCGCGCCGGGGCGGAAGTCGTCGCCGGGGACCTGGACCAGCCGTCCTCCCTGACCGGGTTGGACGGGCGCGGAACCGTGGTTCTGTACACCGTCCCTCCCCCCAAGCAGGGAACGGACGATCCGAGGATCCGGGCCTTTCTGGCGGCCCTGGAAACCCGCTTTCCAAGCCGCCTGGTCTACCTCAGCACCACGGGCGTATACGGAGACTGCTCCGGGGACTGGGTCACCGAAATGCGGCCTGCCCGTCCCCGGACGGAGCGGGCGCGGAGGCGGTGGAGCGCGGAACAAGCGCTCCGGAGCTGGTCCGAGTTCTCCGGTGTTCCCGTCACGGTCTTGAGGGTGGCCGGAATCTACGGCCCGGGTCGCCTGCCCCTGGAGCGCATCCGAAGGGGCCTGCCGGTCCTTCGGGAAGCCGAGAGCCCGTTTTCGAACCGGATTCACGTGGACGACCTGGCCCGCGCGTGTCTGGCCGCGGCCTCCGGGGACGGCCCGGGCGGCGTGTACAACGCGAGCGACGGCCGTCCCGGGACCCTGACCGGCTTCCTTCGCGCCGTCGCGGACCGGTACGGCCTCCCCCCGCCCCCCGAAGTCTCCCGAAAGGACGCCGGAGCCGCACTTACCCCGGAACTCCTTTCCTTCCTCGAGGAATCCCGACGGATCGATGCCTCGAAATTGCGCCGGGATCTCCTTCCTGACCTTCTCTACCCGGATCTGGAGGCGGGTTTGGCCGCGTGCCTGGCCGAGGAGCGAAGGGAGGAAGCGCCGTGA
- a CDS encoding PhzF family phenazine biosynthesis protein, which translates to MARTFVQVDAFTDRPFRGNPAAVFLLDGPADPLWMQLVAREMNLSETAFLHPRRGGFDLRWFTPAVEVDLCGHATLASAHALWTEGHADPATPLRFFTRSGELGAEREGDWITLDFPATGPAPCPPPEGLLEALGAQARYVGKTRFDYLVELAAEGLVRDLKPDGHRLKALGVRGVIVTAKGGEPYDFVSRFFAPGAGIEEDPVTGSAHCALGPYWQGKTGRADFLAYQASARGGEVRVRVRGDRVLLSGRAVTVVRGELL; encoded by the coding sequence ATGGCACGGACCTTCGTTCAAGTGGACGCGTTCACGGACCGCCCCTTCCGGGGAAACCCGGCGGCCGTCTTCCTTCTGGACGGACCGGCCGACCCGCTGTGGATGCAGCTCGTGGCCCGGGAGATGAACCTCTCCGAGACGGCCTTCCTCCATCCCCGGCGCGGCGGGTTCGACCTGCGCTGGTTCACCCCCGCCGTGGAAGTGGACCTCTGCGGCCACGCCACCCTCGCGTCGGCCCACGCCCTTTGGACCGAAGGCCACGCCGATCCGGCGACGCCTCTCCGGTTTTTCACCCGGAGCGGCGAGCTGGGGGCGGAGCGGGAGGGCGACTGGATCACCCTCGACTTTCCCGCAACGGGTCCCGCTCCTTGCCCTCCCCCGGAAGGCCTGCTGGAGGCTCTGGGCGCCCAGGCCCGCTACGTGGGCAAGACCCGCTTCGACTACCTCGTGGAGCTGGCCGCCGAGGGGCTGGTGCGGGACCTCAAGCCCGACGGCCACCGCCTCAAGGCCCTCGGCGTGCGGGGGGTCATCGTCACGGCGAAGGGGGGAGAGCCCTACGACTTCGTCTCCCGCTTTTTCGCCCCGGGGGCGGGCATCGAGGAAGACCCCGTCACGGGCTCCGCCCATTGCGCCCTGGGCCCCTACTGGCAGGGGAAGACCGGGCGGGCGGACTTCCTGGCGTACCAGGCCTCGGCCCGGGGAGGCGA
- a CDS encoding DNA-binding response regulator, translating into MKVQLRTDNLMTRAWLAPVVEAAGARLLRPSDPPEADLLVVDLTSLGAVEAIARNRTSRSGLFILAFGPHTDREILRAAREAGADEVVARGAVAARIEKRLQVLGEPR; encoded by the coding sequence GTGAAGGTCCAGCTCCGGACCGACAACCTCATGACGCGGGCCTGGCTGGCGCCCGTCGTCGAAGCGGCGGGCGCGCGGCTCCTGAGGCCATCGGATCCTCCGGAGGCGGACCTGCTCGTGGTGGACCTCACGTCCCTTGGCGCCGTGGAGGCCATCGCCCGGAACCGGACCAGCCGCTCGGGCCTGTTCATTCTGGCCTTCGGTCCCCACACGGACAGGGAGATTCTCCGGGCGGCCCGGGAGGCGGGGGCCGACGAAGTCGTGGCGCGGGGGGCCGTCGCCGCCCGGATCGAGAAGCGGCTTCAGGTTCTTGGAGAACCCCGCTGA